In Populus trichocarpa isolate Nisqually-1 chromosome 12, P.trichocarpa_v4.1, whole genome shotgun sequence, a genomic segment contains:
- the LOC7486719 gene encoding uncharacterized protein LOC7486719, translated as MADQKPQIFELNNGTMQVKITNLGCTITSLSLPDKNGNLADVVLGFDSVEPYLNRVAPYFGAIVGRVANRIKDGKFTLNGADYTLPVNRPPNSLHGGNKGFDIVVWEVAEYKKGEKPSITFKYHSRDGEEGYPGDLSVTATYTLTSSMTMRLDMEAVAENKATPVSLAQHTYWNLAGHNSGNILDQSVQIWGSHVTPVDQNIVPTGEIMPVKGTPFDFTTEKKVGASIHEVGLGYDHNYVLDCGEGKEGLKHAAKVKDPSSSRVLDLWTNTPGMQFYTANYVNGIVGKGGAVYGKHSGLCLETQGFPNAINQPNFPSVVIQPGEKYKHTMLFEFSIE; from the exons ATGGCAGATCAGAAGCCACAAATCTTTGAACTCAACAATGGGACCATGCAGGTCAAAATCACCAATCTGGGTTGCACCATTACCTCCTTGTCTTTACCTGACAAAAATG GTAATTTGGCTGATGTGGTTCTTGGATTTGACTCTGTTGAGCCATATTTG AATCGTGTTGCACCTTATTTTGGTGCCATTGTGGGTCGAGTGGCGAACAGGATCAAAGATGGGAAGTTCACTCTTAATGGGGCAGATTACACCTTACCCGTCAACAGGCCTCCAAACAGTCTTCATG GTGGGAATAAAGGTTTTGATATAGTTGTATGGGAGGTAGCAGAGTATAAGAAAGGCGAAAAACCATCCATTACTTTTAAATACCACAGCCGTGATGGAGAGGAAG GTTACCCTGGGGATCTTTCTGTAACTGCAACTTACACACTAACTTCAAGCATGACAATGAGACTTGACATGGAAGCAGTGGCTGAGAATAAGGCCACTCCAGTGAGCTTAGCTCAGCATACTTACTGGAACCTAGCTGGCCACAACTCGGGGAACATACTTGACCAATCAGTTCAGATATGGGGATCTCATGTTACTCCTGTAGACCAGAACATAGTCCCAACAGGTGAAATCATGCCAGTTAAGGGCACTCCTTTTGACTTCACCACCGAAAAGAAGGTCGGTGCTTCAATTCACGAGGTTGGTTTAGGGTATGATCATAACTATGTGCTCGACTGTGGGGAAGGAAAGGAAGGTTTGAAGCATGCTGCAAAAGTCAAGGATCCATCTAGTTCAAGGGTCCTTGATTTGTGGACTAATACTCCCGGGATGCAGTTTTACACTGCAAACTATGTGAATGGAATTGTTGGCAAGGGAGGTGCTGTTTATGGAAAGCACTCAGGACTATGCTTGGAGACACAGGGATTTCCTAATGCCATCAACCAACCAAACTTCCCGTCGGTGGTCATTCAACCCGGCGAGAAGTATAAGCACACTATGTTGTTCGAGTTTTCAATCGAGTGA